In the genome of Betaproteobacteria bacterium, one region contains:
- a CDS encoding efflux RND transporter periplasmic adaptor subunit, with the protein MNIRRTLAVLLPIALATAGVVAVYQFVTREVPRDKPQAAAPAQLGPTVLRYSPGAPQLSFLHIQPVASYPEPVTEPLGGRVAYDENRTARVSSPIAGRVTRLLKQAGDTVKAGDPLAEIDAPDFVAAQADARRAEADVAQKRAAFERTRTLVEGEVAPRRELEAAQSDLKQSEAEMRRARERLNILNLGRASSGDRFVLRAPISGIVTERHANPGSEVRPDLPDPLFVISDPTHLWVIVDVPERLIPRIERGQSVSVDVDAFPAERYGERFVGSIDHVGDVLDPDTRRVPVRASVENPKRMLKPEMFVRATPLIPHGRELVRVPNAALATEGLFTFVFVEKEPGVLEQRPVTLAVRGRDQSFVEQGLQPGERVVTSGAMMLNSELVSGE; encoded by the coding sequence ATGAACATCCGCCGCACCCTCGCCGTGCTCCTGCCCATCGCGCTGGCGACTGCAGGCGTGGTCGCCGTGTATCAGTTCGTTACCCGCGAAGTGCCGCGGGACAAGCCGCAGGCCGCGGCGCCCGCCCAGCTCGGTCCGACCGTCCTGCGCTATTCGCCCGGCGCGCCGCAGCTCTCGTTCCTGCACATCCAGCCGGTGGCGAGCTACCCCGAGCCCGTGACCGAGCCATTGGGCGGGCGTGTCGCCTACGACGAGAATCGCACCGCCCGCGTGAGCTCACCGATTGCCGGCCGCGTGACCAGGCTGCTCAAGCAGGCTGGCGACACGGTGAAGGCCGGCGACCCGCTGGCCGAGATCGACGCGCCGGATTTTGTCGCCGCCCAGGCCGACGCGCGGCGCGCTGAAGCCGACGTGGCGCAGAAGCGAGCAGCCTTCGAGCGCACGCGCACGTTGGTCGAAGGCGAAGTCGCGCCGCGCCGGGAGCTCGAAGCAGCGCAATCGGATCTCAAGCAATCCGAGGCGGAGATGAGACGCGCGCGCGAGCGGCTGAACATCCTGAACCTTGGTCGTGCAAGCAGCGGTGACCGCTTCGTGCTGCGCGCGCCCATCTCCGGCATCGTGACCGAGCGCCATGCCAATCCCGGCAGCGAGGTGCGCCCGGATCTGCCCGATCCCCTTTTCGTGATCAGTGATCCGACACACCTCTGGGTCATCGTGGACGTGCCCGAGCGCCTCATTCCGCGCATCGAACGCGGCCAATCGGTGTCCGTCGATGTCGACGCCTTCCCGGCGGAGCGCTACGGCGAGCGCTTCGTTGGATCGATCGATCACGTCGGCGATGTGCTCGATCCGGACACGCGGCGTGTGCCGGTGCGGGCCAGCGTTGAGAATCCGAAGCGCATGCTGAAGCCGGAGATGTTCGTCCGCGCCACACCGCTCATCCCGCATGGTCGCGAACTGGTACGTGTGCCGAACGCCGCGCTGGCGACGGAGGGTCTCTTCACTTTCGTCTTCGTCGAAAAGGAACCCGGCGTGCTGGAGCAGCGTCCGGTGACGCTTGCCGTGCGCGGACGCGACCAGAGTTTCGTGGAGCAGGGGCTGCAGCCCGGCGAGCGCGTGGTCACGAGCGGCGCCATGATGCTCAACTCGGAACTGGTGAGCGGAGAGTAG
- a CDS encoding TolC family protein, whose protein sequence is MWTRRFALILLAACSVSAFGAETLPAAAGLYPDLARLTLRQAADMFVERNRELQAARRNVEGAEADTLSAAARPNPVAAVNVSGLGPRNTTVNGVSATRYPDTIVSLSQTFERGNKRELRTEAAQFGVDASRSDLADTLRLQQVVLADAYYALLFAQMRARIAEDSALLFRRTMSAVELRLKAGDVAASDVSRIRVDALRAENEARLARADLAKAQTALAYLIGAEAQARRIVADDGWPAPTLPPESDPESVLEHRADVQAAVARLKAAEKRVGLARALRTRNVDLGVQYENYREDTKNNTVGFTVSVPLFVNYYFEGEIARAEVEYTAAQEDLGRVRALALGDIERSRADLDAAAERARRYDELLLKEAERAAKGAELAYEKGASGVLELLDARRTLYASRIEAVGARADYARALAAWLASVGESPDASGAAERAPVETPQ, encoded by the coding sequence ATGTGGACCAGACGCTTCGCGCTCATTCTTCTGGCGGCTTGCAGCGTGTCGGCCTTCGGCGCCGAGACGCTTCCTGCTGCTGCCGGATTATATCCGGACCTCGCGCGGCTCACGCTGCGACAGGCCGCCGACATGTTCGTCGAGCGCAACCGGGAGCTGCAGGCGGCGCGCCGCAATGTGGAGGGCGCGGAGGCCGACACGCTGTCCGCCGCGGCACGGCCGAATCCCGTCGCAGCCGTCAACGTAAGCGGCCTCGGGCCGCGCAACACGACGGTGAACGGTGTTTCGGCCACACGCTATCCCGATACCATCGTCTCGCTGTCGCAGACCTTCGAACGCGGGAACAAGCGGGAACTGCGCACCGAGGCGGCGCAGTTCGGCGTCGACGCCTCGCGCAGCGATCTCGCCGATACCCTGCGCCTGCAGCAGGTGGTGCTCGCCGACGCGTACTATGCGCTGCTCTTCGCGCAGATGCGCGCGCGCATCGCAGAGGATTCCGCGCTGCTTTTCCGCCGTACGATGTCGGCGGTGGAACTGCGACTGAAGGCGGGGGACGTTGCTGCGAGCGATGTCTCGCGCATCCGTGTCGATGCGTTGCGTGCCGAGAACGAGGCGCGCCTCGCCCGCGCCGATCTCGCCAAGGCGCAGACCGCGCTGGCGTACCTGATCGGCGCCGAGGCGCAGGCGCGCCGCATCGTTGCCGACGACGGCTGGCCGGCACCGACGTTGCCGCCGGAGTCGGATCCCGAGTCGGTTCTCGAGCACCGTGCCGACGTGCAGGCAGCCGTCGCGCGGCTCAAGGCCGCGGAGAAGCGGGTCGGCCTCGCCCGGGCCTTGCGCACACGCAACGTGGATCTCGGGGTGCAGTACGAAAACTACCGCGAGGACACGAAGAACAACACGGTCGGTTTCACCGTGTCGGTGCCGCTTTTCGTCAACTACTACTTCGAGGGTGAGATCGCGCGCGCTGAGGTCGAATACACGGCGGCACAGGAGGATCTGGGGCGCGTGCGTGCGCTCGCGCTCGGGGATATCGAGCGCTCCCGCGCCGATCTCGATGCAGCCGCCGAACGCGCACGACGCTACGACGAGCTCCTGCTCAAGGAAGCAGAGCGCGCGGCGAAAGGTGCAGAACTCGCCTACGAGAAGGGCGCGTCGGGCGTTCTGGAACTGCTCGATGCACGCCGCACCCTGTACGCTTCCCGCATCGAGGCGGTCGGCGCCAGGGCCGACTATGCGCGGGCTCTCGCCGCGTGGCTTGCCTCGGTGGGTGAATCGCCCGACGCATCCGGCGCGGCCGAGCGCGCTCCCGTGGAAACTCCGCAATGA
- a CDS encoding response regulator transcription factor — protein sequence MRILVVEDDPVLGDGIQRSLAGAGYAIDRVDSGTTADAALAVQDYDLVILDLGLPGMDGLEVLRRLRHRGGRAPVLILTARDAVGDRVTGLDRGADDYLVKPFDLAELEARARALLRRSQFGAKTEIGFGPLIFDSVGRRASVNGQALELSAREIGVLEVLLARCGRVVAKEHLAERLSRWGEEIGANAVEVYVHRLRRKLEPSGVVIRTIRGLGYLIDKPR from the coding sequence ATGCGGATACTAGTCGTCGAGGATGACCCGGTGCTCGGCGACGGCATTCAGCGCTCGCTGGCCGGGGCGGGCTACGCCATCGATCGAGTGGATTCCGGGACGACGGCCGACGCCGCGCTCGCCGTGCAGGATTACGATCTCGTGATTCTCGATCTCGGTCTGCCGGGGATGGACGGCCTCGAAGTGCTACGGCGGCTGCGGCATCGCGGCGGCCGTGCGCCGGTCCTTATACTCACCGCTCGCGACGCCGTCGGCGACCGGGTGACGGGGCTCGACCGCGGCGCCGACGACTATCTCGTCAAGCCCTTCGATCTCGCCGAGCTCGAAGCGCGCGCACGGGCGCTGCTGCGCCGCAGCCAGTTCGGCGCCAAGACCGAGATCGGCTTCGGCCCCCTGATCTTCGACAGCGTCGGCCGGCGTGCCTCGGTGAACGGACAGGCGCTGGAACTCTCCGCGCGCGAGATCGGCGTGCTGGAGGTTCTGCTCGCCCGCTGCGGTCGCGTGGTAGCGAAGGAGCATCTGGCCGAACGCCTGTCGCGCTGGGGAGAAGAGATCGGCGCCAACGCCGTCGAGGTGTACGTGCATCGGCTGCGCCGCAAGCTCGAACCCTCCGGCGTGGTGATTCGCACCATTCGCGGCCTGGGATACCTGATTGACAAGCCCCGCTGA